Proteins encoded in a region of the Podarcis muralis chromosome 2, rPodMur119.hap1.1, whole genome shotgun sequence genome:
- the TSFM gene encoding elongation factor Ts, mitochondrial — translation MASALKMQRMAGLGRALLRLRKRGSLAGQFDLHLVHFLHAGLPVLAAKEALVKLRKKTGYSFVNCKKALEKFDDVSEAEAWLHEQAQKEGWSKASKLQGRKTQEGLIGLLQEGSSAVMVEVNCETDFVARNVKFQHLIQQAAIGTMLHYQGTRDQLSTYAKCFLNSNELSQLRIGPDGSLLVDQLALAIGKLGENMVIKRAVWISVPDKFFIGSYVHGALPEGNPSLSNMMFGKYGALVICCPSEPCEKSDFAELGWRLGQHVVGMAPLSVGSLEDEPGDDSETKMLAQPFLLDPAISLGQYIQPTGVSVLDFVRFECGEDIELSASE, via the exons ATGGCAAGCGCCTTGAAGATGCAGCGGATGGCTGGGCTGGGAAGGGCGCTGCTGCGCTTGCGGAAAAGGGGCTCTCTAGCCGGGCAA TTTGACTTGCATCTAGTTCATTTCCTTCATGCTGGCCTTCCGGTTCTAGCAGCAAAGGAAGCTCTGGTGAAGCTCAGAAAGAAAACTGGCTACTCGTTTGTGAACTGCAAGAAAGCCTTGGAGAAATTTGATGATGTCAGTGAG GCTGAAGCCTGGCTACATGAGCAAGCCCAAAAGGAAGGGTGGAGCAAAGCTTCCAAACTTCAAGGACGGAAGACACAAGAAGGGCTTATTGGGTTGCTGCAAGAGGGAAGCTCTGCAGTGATGGTAGAG GTGAACTGCGAGACTGACTTTGTGGCCCGAAATGTCAAGTTCCAGCATCTGATTCAGCAGGCAGCGATTGGGACGATGCTGCATTATCAGGGGACCAGGGACCAGCTGAGCACCTACGCCAAG tgtttcttaaACTCAAATGAGCTTTCTCAGCTCAGGATAGGACCTGATGGCTCCTTGCTTGTGGACCAGCTGGCTCTGGCTATTG GCAAGCTGGGGGAAAACATGGTCATTAAGAGAGCAGTGTGGATATCGGTGCCAGATAAATTTTTCATCGGCTCTTACGTGCACGGGGCTCTCCCAGAAGGAAACCCGTCACTTTCTAACATGATGTTTGGCAAATACGGAGCTCTGGTGATCTGCTGTCCCTCTGAGCCATGTGAAAAGTCGGACTTTGCTGAACTGGGCTGGAGGCTGGGCCAGCATGTGGTGGGCATGGCCCCCCTCTCTGTAGGCTCTCTGGAGGATGAACCCGGCGACGATTCTGAAACCAAGATGCTTGCCCAGCCCTTCCTGCTGGACCCTGCGATTTCCCTGGGACAGTACATTCAGCCCACGGGTGTATCTGTACTAGACTTTGTGCGGTTTGAATGCGGAGAGGATATAGAACTGTCAGCATCAGAGTAA
- the EEF1AKMT3 gene encoding EEF1A lysine methyltransferase 3 yields the protein MAALAADVEAGLESVFPQELGLFADAFPVEARYRFCGHELSIAQHHGAQLGVAAPVWEAALTLCEYFEAQKLNFWGKKVIELGAGTGVVGILAALLGGDVTITDLPVAMQQIEENVRRNVPAECATRTRVCALSWGVDHKEFPPNYDFILGADIVYLKHTYPLLIRTLQHLCGAQSTIYLSSKMRQEHNTALFFETMLPAHFTSKLVFRDEVENINIYKVTCKSDIRQ from the exons ATGGCCGCGCTCGCCGCCGACGTGGAGGCCGGGCTGGAGTCGGTGTTCCCGCAGGAGCtggggctctttgcagatgcttTCCCGGTAGAGGCCCGGTACCGGTTCTGCGGGCACGAGCTGAGCATCGCGCAGCACCACGGCGCCCAGCTGGGGGTGGCTGCGCCGGTTTGGGAGGCG GCTCTAACCCTCTGCGAGTATTTTGAGGCACAGAAACTGAATTTCTGGGGCAAGAAGGTTATAGAACTGGGTGCTGGGACGGGCGTCGTGGGCATCCTTGCAGCCCTTCTTG GCGGTGATGTGACCATCACAGATCTTCCTGTGGCCATGCAACAGATAGAGGAGAATGTCCGCCGGAACGTGCCTGCAGAATGCGCGACACGAACCAGAGTTTGTGCTCTGTCGTGGGGTGTGGACCACAAAGAGTTCCCCCCAAATTATGACTTCATCCTGGGTGCAGATATTGTCTATCTCAAGCACACCTACCCCTTGTTGATCAGGACTCTCCAGCATCTATGTGGTGCTCAGTCTACCATCTACCTGTCTTCCAAGATGCGTCAGGAGCATAATACGGCGCTGTTCTTTGAGACTATGCTGCCTGCGCACTTCACCTCAAAGCTGGTCTTTAGAGATGAGGTTGAGAATATTAACATCTACAAAGTGACCTGCAAAAGTGACATCAGACAGTGA